A stretch of the Glandiceps talaboti chromosome 23, keGlaTala1.1, whole genome shotgun sequence genome encodes the following:
- the LOC144452962 gene encoding E3 ubiquitin-protein ligase TRIM45-like → MASKELSVLEKVNENFLLCGICLERYKTPKLLPCLHSFCESCLVTLVEKRGGDMIICPTCRRSFQALENGVAGIPTDSFLHELTATFRKRDEGSADSEKCEGCQEGERVKHCVECGFDMCRICVASHGRFPLTRSHNLMTLEEFQSAKSDDPISVRPPLYCTYHPGNQLELFCDTCDKTVCTACIVLDHPRPDHTYRHLKEAATEYSKKFEEILRILEAKEIEAKKSQTSVKQVLEALDKCYQTEEHKLKDHVQKTIDEVIRLIQQSGDTLLRELKEEYDNRKMNLDAQLKELEGAKNDLSHTREYTNNVMHYGSVGQLMVAKKGISAQVDVLLNIETETEPIEDDYLKFLPFDDFCDARCVGEIQKHDVSYKLTTVPEFVRVGEDIKVTVATDTPQKTNRAIKIEAVLKKPDDSIDDVEMTKNNDNTWTLNTRGNICGKHELSVSVCKKAVNGSPACIDVIPQKGLIWQTGKSGSGLGELNYPYGIRSTRGGHLQVCDRGNHRLQTFTSKGQPNTIIKFSNISSTVTPVYSVQADNGDIFTTDIGSNQVIVHDENGHVMRSFGKGTMKCPYGIAISPLNGMVYVVDFNGHCIHIYNQDGNLYKTFGTQGQGQGQLYYPYDIKVDYDGKVFVSEHHNHRIQVFNSEGQYLYSFGSQGSGDGQMNNPTGLAIDSASNVYVCDCTNNRVLKFTSDGEFISRIDSDDNPCSSPRGVYVTDDKPLGNVVVVNYGNNCVQMFAQ, encoded by the coding sequence ATGGCGTCTAAAGAGTTGTCGGTTCTCGAGAAAGTCAACGAAAATTTCCTGTTATGTGGCATTTGTTTGGAGCGATATAAAACCCCTAAACTTCTACCATGTCTGCACAGTTTCTGTGAGTCATGTTTGGTAACATTGGTGGAGAAACGTGGTGGTGATATGATAATCTGTCCTACATGTCGACGTTCCTTTCAAGCACTGGAGAACGGCGTGGCAGGTATTCCTACTGATTCGTTTCTACATGAATTAACTGCAACTTTCAGGAAACGAGACGAAGGGTCAGCTGATTCAGAGAAATGTGAGGGATGTCAGGAGGGAGAACGTGTTAAACATTGTGTAGAGTGTGGTTTTGATATGTGTAGAATTTGTGTTGCTTCACACGGTCGATTTCCTCTAACCAGATCACATAATTTAATGACCTTGGAAGAGTTCCAGTCCGCTAAGTCCGATGACCCTATATCAGTACGGCCACCTTTATACTGTACCTACCACCCAGGCAATCAGCTTGAATTATTCTGTGATACTTGTGATAAAACGGTGTGTACGGCATGTATAGTTTTAGATCATCCACGACCAGATCATACATACAGGCACCTGAAAGAAGCAGCCACAGAATACTCAaagaaatttgaagaaatattaaggatATTGGAAGCAAAAGAAATCGAAGCCAAGAAAAGTCAAACATCAGTCAAACAGGTGTTAGAAGCACTTGACAAGTGTTACCAGACAGAGGAACACAAGTTGAAAGACCACGTCCAAAAGACGATAGATGAAGTTATCCGTTTAATACAACAAAGTGGTGATACATTACTGAGAGAACTAAAAGAAGAATATGATAATAGAAAGATGAATTTGGACGCACAGCTGAAAGAACTAGAAGGTGCTAAAAACGACCTGTCCCATACAAGAGAATATACCAATAAcgtgatgcattatgggagtGTCGGTCAACTGATGGTTGCCAAGAAGGGTATCTCTGCACAAGTAGATGTGTTACTGAACatagagacagaaacagagccGATAGAAGACGATTATTTGAAGTTCTTACCATTTGATGACTTCTGTGATGCAAGGTGTGTTGGTGAAATACAGAAACATGATGTCAGCTACAAGCTAACCACCGTTCCAGAGTTTGTTAGAGTAGGTGAAGATATAAAAGTAACCGTGGCAACTGACACTCCACAAAAGACGAACAGAGCAATCAAGATTGAGGCTGTTTTAAAGAAACCTGATGACAGCATAGATGATGTAGAAATGACGAAGAATAACGATAACACATGGACACTAAACACACGTGGAAATATCTGTGGAAAACATGAATTGTCAGTCTCTGTATGTAAGAAAGCTGTAAACGGGTCACCAGCTTGTATTGATGTTATTCCACAGAAAGGATTAATTTGGCAGACTGGTAAATCTGGGAGTGGATTAGGGGAGCTGAACTATCCCTATGGCATTCGTTCAACAAGAGGTGGACATTTGCAAGTATGTGACCGTGGTAATCATAGATTACAAACATTCACATCAAAAGGCCAACCAAACACTATAATAAAGTTCAGTAACATCTCATCCACTGTTACACCAGTCTATTCAGTACAGGCAGATAATGGTGATATATTTACCACTGATATTGGAAGTAATCAGGTTATCGTCCATGATGAAAATGGTCACGTGATGAGAAGTTTTGGGAAGGGTACGATGAAATGCCCGTATGGAATCGCCATTAGTCCTCTGAATGGAATGGTTTACGTCGTAGATTTCAATGgtcattgtatacatatatacaaccaAGATGGAAACCTCTACAAGACTTTCGGCactcaaggtcaaggtcaaggtcagctTTATTATCCCTATGACATCAAGGTTGACTATGATGGTAAAGTGTTTGTGTCAGAACACCATAATCATCGAATCCAAGTGTTCAACTCTGAGGGTCAGTATCTGTATTCATTTGGAAGTCAAGGTTCAGGTGATGGACAGATGAATAACCCGACAGGATTGGCCATTGACAGTGCTAGtaatgtgtatgtctgtgattGCACCAACAACAGAGTGCTGAAGTTTACTTCAGATGGTGAATTTATCAGTCGTATTGACAGTGATGATAATCCATGCAGTAGTCCACGTGGTGTATATGTTACTGATGACAAACCATTGGGAAATGT
- the LOC144452984 gene encoding uncharacterized protein LOC144452984: protein MAWSMSRDQDRPMADVEMFESRRTEVANLESLLQQVESELRDNRLDRNTKMELLDRQQTYLRRLSVLQSQTDYIEGDDVLMREQQKPFGFDTIGDRGVDSYFNGQSRQVSPYGDYDDRLDYNGDEQKFTLPDTRGNYYDSGEYYADDVVRRDYKDVREDNFDVRQGNHGDIFNDVRQDNHGNNFDDVRQGNHNDNFDDVRQSNHGDNFNDVRQGNHGDNFDDVRQDKYKSGLVGQHDYSTRTDQHEHYKDDYIPDEIYDRSDLRSFRENSTPQYDSSSYGAESRENLRRQDTDRRPWRGDREIQDTDRGPWRGDRERQHVRSRSRSDSRSANRKRNRSSDRKDDRYSDRTRIRSSERSDVRSSERSDVRSSERSDVRSSDRTNLKDVYSRSSRAETGSKDRPNVRDVYSKSSWAETGSKDRTNVRDMYSKGSRAETGSKDRPNVRDVYSKGSRAETGSKDRPNVRDVYSKGSRAETGSKDKTNVRDVYSKSSRAETGSKDRANVRDVYSKSSWAETGNKGSIHQQQGRSEQSLHATQGSRKDIRREQAMLRKRQGRHDKQTTSGKRQRRHDGMSRQQDKRSSTSSKGQRNKSRGHSKDDDDEDIVVDRPLGDNYMVEAFFCTLCDVVLLKGREELDEHCRTKSHYIEYQKNKGGKAGQKDRVKERRK, encoded by the exons ATGGCTTGGTCAATGTCACGTGACCAAGACAGACCAATGGCTGatgttgaaatgtttgaaaGTAGAAGAACTGAAGTTGCTAATTTAGAATCATTGTTACAACAAGTTGAATCTGAGTTGAGAGATAACAGACTTGACAGAAATACTAAAATGGAACTATTAGACCGACAACAGACATACCTACGCCGATTATCAGTGCTACAGTCACAGACTGACTATATAGAAGGAGATGATGTACTGATGAGAGAACAACAGAAACCATTTGGTTTTGATACAATTGGTGATAGAGGTGTAGATTCCTACTTTAATGGACAATCAAGGCAAGTTTCACCTTATGGTGATTATGATGATAGATTAGATTATAATGGTGATGAACAGAAGTTTACTCTGCCTGACACAAGAGGTAATTATTATGACTCTGGAGAATACTATGCTGATGATGTTGTGAGACGAGATTATAAAGATGTCAGAGAAGATAACTTTGATGTGAGACAaggtaaccatggtgatatcTTTAATGATGTGAGACAAGATAACCATGGTAATAACTTTGATGATGTGAGACAAGGTAACCATAATGATAACTTTGATGATGTGAGACAaagtaaccatggtgataacTTTAATGATGTGAGACAaggtaaccatggtgataacTTTGATGATGTAAGACAGGATAAGTATAAAAGTGGACTTGTTGGACAACATGATTACAGTACAAGAACAGATCAGCATGAACATTATAAAGATGATTACATACCTGATGAGATTTATGACAGAAGTGACTTGAGAAGTTTTAGAGAAAACAGTACTCCACAGTATGACTCTTCATCT TATGGTGCTGAAAGTAGAGAAAACCTCAGAAGACAAGACACAGATAGGAGACCATGGCGTGGAGATAGAGAGATACAAGACACAGACAGGGGACCATGGCGTggagatagagagagacagcATGTCAGATCTAGAAGCAGAAGTGATTCAAGATCAGCCAACAGAAAGAGGAACAGATCCAGTGACAGGAAAGATGACAGATACAGTGATAGAACCCGAATCAGATCCAGTGAGAGGAGTGATGTCAGATCCAGTGAGAGGAGTGATGTCAGATCCAGTGAGAGGAGTGATGTCAGATCCAGTGACAGAACCAATTTGAAAGATGTGTACTCAAGGAGTAGTCGGGCTGAGACAGGTAGCAAAGACAGACCCAATGTCAGAGATGTGTACTCAAAGAGTAGTTGGGCTGAGACGGGTAGCAAAGACAGAACCAATGTTAGAGATATGTATTCAAAGGGTAGTAGGGCTGAGACGGGTAGCAAAGACAGACCCAATGTCAGAGATGTGTATTCAAAGGGTAGTAGGGCTGAGACGGGTAGCAAAGACAGACCCAATGTCAGAGATGTGTATTCAAAGGGTAGTAGGGCTGAGACGGGTAGCAAAGACAAAACCAATGTCAGAGATGTGTATTCAAAGAGTAGCAGGGCTGAGACGGGTAGCAAAGACAGAGCCAATGTTAGAGATGTGTACTCAAAGAGTAGTTGGGCTGAGACGGGTAACAAAGGAAGTATACATCAACAGCAAGGTAGAAGTGAACAGTCACTACATGCTACACAAGGAAGCAGGAAAGATATACGTAGAGAACAAGCTATGCTACGAAAAAGACAGGGAAGACACGATAAACAGACTACATCCGGAAAAAGACAGCGAAGACATGATGGAATGTCAAGACAACAGGACAAGAGATCA AGTACTTCAAGTAAAGGTCAAAGGAACAAATCAAGAGGTCATTCAAAAGACGATGATGACGAAGACATTGTGGTAGACCGACCTTTAG GTGACAATTACATGGTGGAAGCTTTCTTTTGTACATTATGTGATGTTGTGTTATTGAAAGGAAGGGAAGAATTGGACGAACATTGTAGGACGAAATCACACTATATAGAATACCAG AAAAATAAAGGTGGAAAAGCTGGACAGAAAGACAGAGTGAAAGAAAGACGAAAGTGA